Proteins encoded together in one Telopea speciosissima isolate NSW1024214 ecotype Mountain lineage chromosome 4, Tspe_v1, whole genome shotgun sequence window:
- the LOC122658745 gene encoding pleiotropic drug resistance protein 1-like isoform X9, whose amino-acid sequence MTLLLGPPGSGKTTLMLALAGKLDKDLKFRGKINYNGHGMDEFVPQRTAAYISQHDLHIGEMTVRETFAFSARCQGVGSRYDILTELSKREKDADINPDPDFDAFLNSASLEGQEVSVATDYILKTLGLESCADTMVGDEMLRGISGGQRKRVTTGEMLVGPTRALFMDEISTGLDSSTTFQIVNSIKQSIDILSGTALISLLQPAPETYELFDDIILLSDGQIVYQGPREHVPEFFESVGFKCPERKGIADFLQEVSQLQIHFLFSLLLLISLAFSKGWTVFSLIWQVTSRKDQEQYWAHKDKPYRFIPVKEFVEAFHSFHVGRRVADELATPFDKSKSHPSALTTDKYGVSKKEILKACISRELLLMKRNSFVYIFKMMQLIIVAFFTMTLFLRTEMHKDSVEHGGIFMGALFFVVTTMTYNGIQELSMTVIKLPVFYKQRDLLFYPSWAYSLPTWILKIPVTLVEVAIWVFLTYYVIGFDPNVGRLFKQYLLLICISQMASGLFRLISSVGRDMVVSTTFGSFVLIILMLLGGFILSRDNIRKWWIWGYWISPLMYGQNAIVANEFHGESWNTLGVAVLKSRGVFTEAYWYWIGVGALTCYVFLFNGLFTVALAYLDRDDIKRSISSESSSTRMEGNEANQNKMQGLILPFQPLSLTFDEIRYSVDMPQEMKARGFTEDRLLLLKGVSGAFRPGVLTALMGVSGAGKTTLMDVLAGRKTGGYIEGSIKISGYPKKQETFARVSGYCEQNDIHSPHITVYESLLYSAWLRLAPEINSSTKKMFIEEVMELVELDSLREALVGLPGVNGLSTEQRKRLTIAVEFVANPSILFMDEPTSGLDARAAAIVMRAVRKIVDTGRTVVCTIHQPSIDIFDAFDELLLLKQGGEEIYVGPLGRHSCQLINHFEAIEGISRIKDGYNPATWMLEVTAPAQEEALCVNFSDIYKNSELYRRNKAMIEELSKPAPGSKDLYFPTQYSQSFFTQCKACLWKQHWSYWRNPQYIAVRLFFTTFVAMLIGTIFWNLGTQTERKQDFFNAMGAMFGAVTFLGIQNACSVQPVVFVERTVFYRERASGMYSAMAYAFAQVLIEVPHIFLQTVIYGIMVYSMIAFQWTTVKFFWYLFFMYFTLLYYTYYGMMAVAMTPNPHISAIVSSAFYSLWCLFSGMIIPRPSIPIWWRWYYWTCPVSWTLYGIVVSQFGDIQNKLESGETVVEFLRDYFGFRHDFLGVIAVVIVGYSVLFAVIFAFSIRAFNYHKR is encoded by the exons ATGACATTGCTTTTAGGCCCTCCAGGCTCCGGAAAGACCACACTGATGTTGGCTTTGGCAGGAAAGCTTGATAAAGATCTAAAA TTCCGGGGGAAAATAAATTACAATGGTCATGGAATGGATGAGTTTGTCCCACAAAGGACAGCAGCTTATATCAGTCAACATGATCTCCACATTGGGGAAATGACAGTGAGAGAAACCTTTGCTTTTTCTGCAAGATGTCAAGGGGTCGGAAGTCGTTATG ATATATTGACAGAGCtgtcaaaaagagaaaaggatgcAGACATTAACCCAGATCCTGATTTCGATGCTTTCTTGAAT TCAGCTTCACTAGAAGGACAGGAGGTCAGTGTAGCCACAGACTATATTCTAAAG ACTTTGGGACTTGAGAGTTGTGCAGATACCATGGTGGGAGATGAAATGCTGAGAGGTATCTCTGGAGGACAAAGAAAGCGTGTCACAACAG GGGAGATGCTGGTTGGACCAACAAGGGCACTTTTCATGGATGAGATATCAACTGGTTTGGATAGTTCGACAACATTTCAGATTGTGAATTCGATTAAGCAATCCATCGATATTCTAAGTGGGACAGctcttatctctctcctccagccAGCACCAGAGACTTACGAGCTCTTTGATGATATTATTCTCCTATCAGATGGGCAGATTGTGTACCAGGGGCCCCGTGAGCATGTGCCTGAGTTTTTCGAATCTGTGGGTTTCAAATGTCCTGAAAGGAAGGGAATTGCCGATTTCTTGCAGGAGGTGAGTCAACTTCAaatacattttcttttctcccttttgttACTTATATCTCTAGCTTTTAGCAAAGGTTGGACTGTATTTTCATTGATTTGGCAGGTGACGTCGAGGAAAGATCAAGAACAGTACTGGGCTCATAAAGATAAACCTTACAGATTTATCCCTGTCAAGGAATTTGTCGAGGCTTTCCACTCATTCCATGTTGGTCGGAGGGTAGCAGATGAACTTGCCACCCCATTTGATAAGAGCAAAAGTCATCCTTCAGCCTTAACTACCGATAAATATGGTGTTAGCAAGAAGGAAATTTTGAAAGCCTGTATTTCAAGAGAACTATTGCTGATGAAAAGAAATTCATTTGTTTACATTTTCAAGATGATGCAG CTTATTATTGTGGCATTCTTTACAATGACACTCTTCCTGCGAACTGAGATGCACAAAGATTCAGTAGAGCATGGTGGGATTTTTATGGGTGCTTTGTTCTTCGTTGTCACCACGATGACGTATAATGGAATACAAGAGCTTTCTATGACTGTCATTAAGCTTCCCGTATTTTACAAGCAAAGAGACCTCCTATTCTATCCTTCTTGGGCTTACTCACTGCCCACATGGATCCTAAAGATCCCAGTTACACTTGTTGAAGTTGCTATTTGGGTGTTCTTAACTTACTATGTCATAGGTTTTGACCCAAATGTCGGAAG GCTTTTCAAACAGTACCTTCTACTCATTTGTATTAGCCAAATGGCATCTGGATTGTTTCGACTCATTTCCTCAGTAGGAAGGGACATGGTTGTTTCGACCACATTTGGGTCCTTTGTATTAATTATACTCATGCTTCTAGGTGGATTTATTTTGTCACGAG ATAATATAAGGAAATGGTGGATATGGGGCTATTGGATCTCTCCCTTGATGTATGGGCAAAATGCTATAGTAGCAAACGAGTTCCATGGGGAAAGTTGGA ATACTCTAGGAGTGGCAGTCCTGAAATCTCGTGGGGTCTTCACTGAAGCTTATTGGTATTGGATTGGAGTAGGGGCATTGACTTGTTATGTTTTCCTATTCAATGGTTTATTCACAGTGGCTCTTGCTTATCTCGATC GAGATGACATTAAAAGAAGTATTTCATCTGAGTCTTCATCTACAAGGATGGAGGGCAATGAAGCCAATCAGAACAAGATGCAGGGATTGATTCTTCCGTTTCAACCTCTTTCCCTCACCTTTGACGAAATCAGATACTCTGTTGACATGCCACAG GAAATGAAAGCACGAGGCTTTACAGAGGACCGGCTGTTGCTTCTCAAGGGAGTGAGTGGAGCTTTTAGGCCAGGAGTCCTTACAGCTCTGATGGGTGTTAGTGGTGCTGGTAAGACCACTTTGATGGATGTGTTGGCTGGAAGGAAAACTGGAGGATATATTGAAGGAAGCATCAAGATATCTGGCTACccaaagaaacaagaaacatTTGCTCGTGTATCAGGGTACTGTGAACAGAACGATATCCACTCTCCCCATATTACGGTCTATGAATCCTTGCTCTATTCAGCTTGGCTTCGGTTAGCTCCTGAAATCAATTCTTCCACTAAAAAG ATGTTCATTGAGGAGGTCATGGAGCTTGTAGAGCTGGACTCATTGAGGGAAGCACTGGTTGGGCTTCCAGGTGTAAATGGTCTCTCAACAGAGCAGCGCAAGAGGTTGACCATTGCAGTTGAATTCGTTGCCAACCCTTCAATTTTATTCATGGATGAGCCAACATCTGGCCTGGATGCAAGGGCAGCAGCAATAGTGATGAGAGCAGTGAGAAAAATTGTGGACACTGGACGAACTGTGGTTTGCACCATCCACCAGCCAAGCATTGACATATTTGATGCTTTTGACGAG CTATTATTACTgaagcaaggaggagaagaaatatATGTAGGCCCATTAGGGAGACACTCTTGTCAATTGATCAATCACTTTGAG GCAATTGAAGGAATCAGTAGGATAAAAGATGGATATAATCCAGCAACATGGATGTTGGAGGTGACAGCACCGGCCCAAGAAGAAGCTTTGTGTGTAAACTTCAGTGACATATATAAGAATTCAGAACTGTACAG GAGGAACAAAGCAATGATTGAGGAACTGAGTAAACCTGCCCCTGGTTCAAAAGACCTCTATTTCCCTACTCAGTACTCCCAATCTTTCTTCACGCAATGCAAGGCTTGCCTATGGAAACAGCATTGGTCCTATTGGAGGAATCCACAATACATTGCAGTGAGGCTCTTCTTCACAACTTTTGTAGCAATGTTGATTGGGACAATTTTTTGGAATCTTGGAACTCAAAC GGAGAGGAAGCAGGATTTCTTTAATGCAATGGGTGCTATGTTTGGTGCTGTTACTTTCCTTGGAATACAAAATGCTTGCTCAGTGCAGCCAGTTGTATTTGTTGAGCGAACTGTATTTTATAGAGAGAGGGCTTCTGGGATGTATTCAGCTATGGCATATGCCTTTGCCCAA GTTTTGATTGAGGTTCCACATATCTTCTTACAGACTGTTATATATGGGATTATGGTGTATTCAATGATTGCATTTCAATGGACAACTGTGAAATTCTTTTGGTATCTATTCTTCATGTATTTCACATTGTTATACTATACCTATTACGGTATGATGGCAGTGGCTATGACACCCAACCCACACATCTCCGCTATAGTTTCCTCAGCATTTTATTCATTATGGTGCCTTTTCTCAGGAATGATAATTCCAAGACCT AGCATTCCTATCTGGTGGAGGTGGTATTACTGGACTTGCCCTGTTTCGTGGACGTTGTATGGCATTGTTGTGTCACAGTTTGGAGATATACAGAATAAGCTTGAATCAGGCGAAACAGTTGTAGAATTTTTGAGGGATTATTTTGGCTTCAGACATGATTTCTTAGGAGTGATTGCTGTCGTCATTGTTGGATACAGTGTGCTTTTTGCAGTCATCTTTGCTTTTTCAATAAGGGCATTTAATTACCATAAAAGATAA
- the LOC122658745 gene encoding pleiotropic drug resistance protein 1-like isoform X2: MTLLLGPPGSGKTTLMLALAGKLDKDLKFRGKINYNGHGMDEFVPQRTAAYISQHDLHIGEMTVRETFAFSARCQGVGSRYDILTELSKREKDADINPDPDFDAFLNSASLEGQEVSVATDYILKTLGLESCADTMVGDEMLRGISGGQRKRVTTGEMLVGPTRALFMDEISTGLDSSTTFQIVNSIKQSIDILSGTALISLLQPAPETYELFDDIILLSDGQIVYQGPREHVPEFFESVGFKCPERKGIADFLQEVSQLQIHFLFSLLLLISLAFSKGWTVFSLIWQVTSRKDQEQYWAHKDKPYRFIPVKEFVEAFHSFHVGRRVADELATPFDKSKSHPSALTTDKYGVSKKEILKACISRELLLMKRNSFVYIFKMMQLIIVAFFTMTLFLRTEMHKDSVEHGGIFMGALFFVVTTMTYNGIQELSMTVIKLPVFYKQRDLLFYPSWAYSLPTWILKIPVTLVEVAIWVFLTYYVIGFDPNVGRLFKQYLLLICISQMASGLFRLISSVGRDMVVSTTFGSFVLIILMLLGGFILSRDNIRKWWIWGYWISPLMYGQNAIVANEFHGESWSQLLPNGDTLGVAVLKSRGVFTEAYWYWIGVGALTCYVFLFNGLFTVALAYLDPFRKRKAVLSEEKNINVQSGDDIKRSISSESSSTRMEGNEANQNKMQGLILPFQPLSLTFDEIRYSVDMPQEMKARGFTEDRLLLLKGVSGAFRPGVLTALMGVSGAGKTTLMDVLAGRKTGGYIEGSIKISGYPKKQETFARVSGYCEQNDIHSPHITVYESLLYSAWLRLAPEINSSTKKMFIEEVMELVELDSLREALVGLPGVNGLSTEQRKRLTIAVEFVANPSILFMDEPTSGLDARAAAIVMRAVRKIVDTGRTVVCTIHQPSIDIFDAFDELLLLKQGGEEIYVGPLGRHSCQLINHFEAIEGISRIKDGYNPATWMLEVTAPAQEEALCVNFSDIYKNSELYRRNKAMIEELSKPAPGSKDLYFPTQYSQSFFTQCKACLWKQHWSYWRNPQYIAVRLFFTTFVAMLIGTIFWNLGTQTERKQDFFNAMGAMFGAVTFLGIQNACSVQPVVFVERTVFYRERASGMYSAMAYAFAQVLIEVPHIFLQTVIYGIMVYSMIAFQWTTVKFFWYLFFMYFTLLYYTYYGMMAVAMTPNPHISAIVSSAFYSLWCLFSGMIIPRPSIPIWWRWYYWTCPVSWTLYGIVVSQFGDIQNKLESGETVVEFLRDYFGFRHDFLGVIAVVIVGYSVLFAVIFAFSIRAFNYHKR; encoded by the exons ATGACATTGCTTTTAGGCCCTCCAGGCTCCGGAAAGACCACACTGATGTTGGCTTTGGCAGGAAAGCTTGATAAAGATCTAAAA TTCCGGGGGAAAATAAATTACAATGGTCATGGAATGGATGAGTTTGTCCCACAAAGGACAGCAGCTTATATCAGTCAACATGATCTCCACATTGGGGAAATGACAGTGAGAGAAACCTTTGCTTTTTCTGCAAGATGTCAAGGGGTCGGAAGTCGTTATG ATATATTGACAGAGCtgtcaaaaagagaaaaggatgcAGACATTAACCCAGATCCTGATTTCGATGCTTTCTTGAAT TCAGCTTCACTAGAAGGACAGGAGGTCAGTGTAGCCACAGACTATATTCTAAAG ACTTTGGGACTTGAGAGTTGTGCAGATACCATGGTGGGAGATGAAATGCTGAGAGGTATCTCTGGAGGACAAAGAAAGCGTGTCACAACAG GGGAGATGCTGGTTGGACCAACAAGGGCACTTTTCATGGATGAGATATCAACTGGTTTGGATAGTTCGACAACATTTCAGATTGTGAATTCGATTAAGCAATCCATCGATATTCTAAGTGGGACAGctcttatctctctcctccagccAGCACCAGAGACTTACGAGCTCTTTGATGATATTATTCTCCTATCAGATGGGCAGATTGTGTACCAGGGGCCCCGTGAGCATGTGCCTGAGTTTTTCGAATCTGTGGGTTTCAAATGTCCTGAAAGGAAGGGAATTGCCGATTTCTTGCAGGAGGTGAGTCAACTTCAaatacattttcttttctcccttttgttACTTATATCTCTAGCTTTTAGCAAAGGTTGGACTGTATTTTCATTGATTTGGCAGGTGACGTCGAGGAAAGATCAAGAACAGTACTGGGCTCATAAAGATAAACCTTACAGATTTATCCCTGTCAAGGAATTTGTCGAGGCTTTCCACTCATTCCATGTTGGTCGGAGGGTAGCAGATGAACTTGCCACCCCATTTGATAAGAGCAAAAGTCATCCTTCAGCCTTAACTACCGATAAATATGGTGTTAGCAAGAAGGAAATTTTGAAAGCCTGTATTTCAAGAGAACTATTGCTGATGAAAAGAAATTCATTTGTTTACATTTTCAAGATGATGCAG CTTATTATTGTGGCATTCTTTACAATGACACTCTTCCTGCGAACTGAGATGCACAAAGATTCAGTAGAGCATGGTGGGATTTTTATGGGTGCTTTGTTCTTCGTTGTCACCACGATGACGTATAATGGAATACAAGAGCTTTCTATGACTGTCATTAAGCTTCCCGTATTTTACAAGCAAAGAGACCTCCTATTCTATCCTTCTTGGGCTTACTCACTGCCCACATGGATCCTAAAGATCCCAGTTACACTTGTTGAAGTTGCTATTTGGGTGTTCTTAACTTACTATGTCATAGGTTTTGACCCAAATGTCGGAAG GCTTTTCAAACAGTACCTTCTACTCATTTGTATTAGCCAAATGGCATCTGGATTGTTTCGACTCATTTCCTCAGTAGGAAGGGACATGGTTGTTTCGACCACATTTGGGTCCTTTGTATTAATTATACTCATGCTTCTAGGTGGATTTATTTTGTCACGAG ATAATATAAGGAAATGGTGGATATGGGGCTATTGGATCTCTCCCTTGATGTATGGGCAAAATGCTATAGTAGCAAACGAGTTCCATGGGGAAAGTTGGAGCCAA CTTCTACCCAATGGAGATACTCTAGGAGTGGCAGTCCTGAAATCTCGTGGGGTCTTCACTGAAGCTTATTGGTATTGGATTGGAGTAGGGGCATTGACTTGTTATGTTTTCCTATTCAATGGTTTATTCACAGTGGCTCTTGCTTATCTCGATC CATTTAGGAAACGTAAGGCAGTTCTATCTGAAG aaaaaaacataaatgtaCAATCAGGAGATGACATTAAAAGAAGTATTTCATCTGAGTCTTCATCTACAAGGATGGAGGGCAATGAAGCCAATCAGAACAAGATGCAGGGATTGATTCTTCCGTTTCAACCTCTTTCCCTCACCTTTGACGAAATCAGATACTCTGTTGACATGCCACAG GAAATGAAAGCACGAGGCTTTACAGAGGACCGGCTGTTGCTTCTCAAGGGAGTGAGTGGAGCTTTTAGGCCAGGAGTCCTTACAGCTCTGATGGGTGTTAGTGGTGCTGGTAAGACCACTTTGATGGATGTGTTGGCTGGAAGGAAAACTGGAGGATATATTGAAGGAAGCATCAAGATATCTGGCTACccaaagaaacaagaaacatTTGCTCGTGTATCAGGGTACTGTGAACAGAACGATATCCACTCTCCCCATATTACGGTCTATGAATCCTTGCTCTATTCAGCTTGGCTTCGGTTAGCTCCTGAAATCAATTCTTCCACTAAAAAG ATGTTCATTGAGGAGGTCATGGAGCTTGTAGAGCTGGACTCATTGAGGGAAGCACTGGTTGGGCTTCCAGGTGTAAATGGTCTCTCAACAGAGCAGCGCAAGAGGTTGACCATTGCAGTTGAATTCGTTGCCAACCCTTCAATTTTATTCATGGATGAGCCAACATCTGGCCTGGATGCAAGGGCAGCAGCAATAGTGATGAGAGCAGTGAGAAAAATTGTGGACACTGGACGAACTGTGGTTTGCACCATCCACCAGCCAAGCATTGACATATTTGATGCTTTTGACGAG CTATTATTACTgaagcaaggaggagaagaaatatATGTAGGCCCATTAGGGAGACACTCTTGTCAATTGATCAATCACTTTGAG GCAATTGAAGGAATCAGTAGGATAAAAGATGGATATAATCCAGCAACATGGATGTTGGAGGTGACAGCACCGGCCCAAGAAGAAGCTTTGTGTGTAAACTTCAGTGACATATATAAGAATTCAGAACTGTACAG GAGGAACAAAGCAATGATTGAGGAACTGAGTAAACCTGCCCCTGGTTCAAAAGACCTCTATTTCCCTACTCAGTACTCCCAATCTTTCTTCACGCAATGCAAGGCTTGCCTATGGAAACAGCATTGGTCCTATTGGAGGAATCCACAATACATTGCAGTGAGGCTCTTCTTCACAACTTTTGTAGCAATGTTGATTGGGACAATTTTTTGGAATCTTGGAACTCAAAC GGAGAGGAAGCAGGATTTCTTTAATGCAATGGGTGCTATGTTTGGTGCTGTTACTTTCCTTGGAATACAAAATGCTTGCTCAGTGCAGCCAGTTGTATTTGTTGAGCGAACTGTATTTTATAGAGAGAGGGCTTCTGGGATGTATTCAGCTATGGCATATGCCTTTGCCCAA GTTTTGATTGAGGTTCCACATATCTTCTTACAGACTGTTATATATGGGATTATGGTGTATTCAATGATTGCATTTCAATGGACAACTGTGAAATTCTTTTGGTATCTATTCTTCATGTATTTCACATTGTTATACTATACCTATTACGGTATGATGGCAGTGGCTATGACACCCAACCCACACATCTCCGCTATAGTTTCCTCAGCATTTTATTCATTATGGTGCCTTTTCTCAGGAATGATAATTCCAAGACCT AGCATTCCTATCTGGTGGAGGTGGTATTACTGGACTTGCCCTGTTTCGTGGACGTTGTATGGCATTGTTGTGTCACAGTTTGGAGATATACAGAATAAGCTTGAATCAGGCGAAACAGTTGTAGAATTTTTGAGGGATTATTTTGGCTTCAGACATGATTTCTTAGGAGTGATTGCTGTCGTCATTGTTGGATACAGTGTGCTTTTTGCAGTCATCTTTGCTTTTTCAATAAGGGCATTTAATTACCATAAAAGATAA